GTACAGATCGTTCAAATTGGAGATTTGAAGCTGGTGGCGCTGGCGGGCGAGGTCGTCACGGAGTATTCGCTGCGATTGAAAAAAGAACTCGGCGGCAATACCTGGGTTGCAGGGTATTCCAACGATCTTTGCTCTTACATTCCTTCGGCGCGAATGTACGCCGAAGGCGGGTACGAAGTCGTGGATTCGATGATTTATTACGATCTGCCGGGGCCGTACACTTCGGCCATCGAAGACAAGATCATCGGCAAAGTCCACGAACTGGATAAACGGTTGGCGACCGGAAAACGGCGTCAATAAAGATTATGCGAATCATGATAATCCTCCTGCTGATGGCTGTTGTTTTTGCGACGGATCACTTTTCCCCTTCCAAAGCAAACGCATCGCGACAATCCGATGCGGCATCCCACAACCAGCGCGGCTACGAGTTTCATTTACGCCGCTGCCTGGACGATGCCAGCCGCGAATACGCTGAAACGCTGAAACTCGATCCGCCGCGCGAATTGACAGCGGAAGAATGGGCGCTGGTGCAACGCTTTGCTCCGCGAGCGTTCACGACGCAAACGGAGTTTTTCGGCTTGAAGGATTTCGCGGCGATTCTGCATCCCAGTGAGCGGTTGATCGCTTATCACTTCTTTTGGGAAGACGACATTGATTTTCCGGAAGACAACGACCCTTGCGACCACGAAGTCGTCTGGGTGCAGTTTTCCGCCGACCGAAAAAGCCTTGAACAAGTGTGGACGTATTTTCACGGCAACATTTTGGCCGGTGGCGAAGCGGCGATACAGGATGCACAGTTGCACCAGATGCGCCCGCGCATCAACGTGCAATGGGGCAAACACGGGTCGCTGCTGGCCGGTTGGGAAGAAATGACCGTGAAATCCGAATCCGGCCAATCGCGCAGTTTGAAGGATTACAACGAAGACACCTTCCACGCACTGTCAAAAAGCCGCCGATTGGCCGAACATCCGATTGGCATTCGGCTGAGTTGGCCGCTGAAATTCACCGGCGCCTGGAATGATTTCACGAACTTTTCGCACTTGGTGGACACGCGGCAATGGTTGACAAAACACAAACTGGCGCTCGCGTCCCGCTGGAACAACGCAACCATCAATCAATACTTTTTGCCGTACAACTTCCGGCCAAAAACCGAATGGCCCCGTTAAACCGTTATGCACCCTTTCAAATTCTTTCTTTCTTCTTTCGCCCTGATCGTCCTGTTTACTGTCTCGGCTTCCGCCCAAACGTTGGTGGAAAAGAAATTCACGGCCAGCGCCGAATCCGAAGCCACATTGGATTTGACCGCGTCGGCTCCGGGCACGTCCTGGGAAAAATCCGGCAGCGAAGCCGCCACGGTTTCCATCTTCGTGGACGGCAAAAAGCATCAGGACGCGATCCTCTTTGCGGGTGCGAAGCCATTCCCGTATCGCCTGTTGCTCGGCAGAGTCGCCACCGGCGAACACAGTTTGCGAATTGAACTCAACCGTACGCAATCCGCCGCCAGCGTCACCATCGTCAACATCGCCGACGCCAAAATTTCGCTGATAGATCGCGGGCACCCGGAATTTCAGATGATCGCGCACGCGCCGGTTCTGTTTGCGCGACCGGACACAATTGGCAAATTCAGCGACGTGCCGTTGTTGATGTACTGCGAAACATTGAAAGAATCAGGAAACACGATTCTTCGCTACACGGTGATTTTTACCAACGAAGACGGGGGGACGCAGACCGCCGCTTTGATGGCTCGCTGGGGACGAACGACGGATATTGAATGGGTCGTGGATGTAGAGCTTGACACCGCAGGGCGAGTCGTCAATTCGACCTTTCAAGGAGCCAGCCACGAAACCAAACCCTTTCAAGGCACCCGTGAAGCTGACCATCCGCTGTTTCTGACCGCCACCGTCAACAACAATTTCAGCGATCAGGGCGATTCCGCCATGCGCTTTACCTTGCGTCCGATCAGCGTTGACCTCAGCACGCATTCGCGCGAATGGGTGATGGATCAGAATCCGTGGACATACACCATCATGGCCGAAGAAATGACCCGCGAAGGAAAAATTACCGGTGAACGAACGCTCGGCGCGCGCATCGGAGATTTGCAGAATTACCTTTACGTGGATGTCGCCTCGACGCAACAAAGCGGCGCGCTGTTCAGCTTCGCCGTCAAACTCAAAAACGATCCTCGGTGGTATACATCGGATTTCGGCATCAACTCTTACAAAATCGAACGTAGCGGGTATTTCCGCACGACGATTCGTTTGCCCAATGGCACAACCCTGAAGCAAATTGAGCGGTTGGCGGCACGCTGTGACGTGTCGGGCAATCCGCGCTCGAAAGAAGAAATCACCAAAGTCACCGCCGCTCAATGCGAATTGCACTCCATCAACAAAGTTTTTTTCCTGGACAACGGTTTGCAGCCCGGAACGTCTCTGCCGGTTCGATCCCGCGCAACCAACATTCTTTTTGGCGAGGCAATGGAATTTCGTGTCGGATCGCCAAAGTAAACTTTTGAGGCAACGGTGGCTCTTTTCGATCTCCGAAACCTTGAAGTGTGAGCATTCCTATGGGCCTATGGGCGAATTTCGTCCGATTGGAAGAAGTTCGCTCTCAAGCCATTTTCGATGAGCTTTGGGATCGTCTGAACGATAGTGACAAACAGGAGTGAATTTTTCCGCTAAAATTTCCTGCTAACACTCGTAGCGACGTTCCTTTCAAAACGACTGACAAAAATCCAGTGTGACAAACAGTCACACCTTTCCATCCATGCCAGAGACAAATAGTCACGGTGCCCCGGCGATCTTTCACCCAATCAATGTGGTTTGGGCGAGCGACAAACGATTTAAGTGCCTTAACCGCTGGCACTTGTATTGCCCATTACGGGTTGGTGCCCGTCATCTCACTTGCATCAAATCCTTAGAAATTGGAGCTCAGGATGTTTGCCATGCAGCAGTTTGAAAAACCCCTCACGCCAGCCAGTTCTGTCACTGAATCCTTATCTGCCACTGGCAAGCATGCTCGAATTTCTGGTCCCCAATACCGCCCGGATGTGGACGGGTTACGGGCGGTCGCGATCCTTCCCGTTGTGATGTATCACGTGGGGTTCAAAGGCTTCAGCGGCGGGTTTGTCGGCGTGGATGTGTTTTTTGTCGTTTCCGGTTTTTTGATTACCTCGCTGATTCTGCCCGAAGCAGTTCAGAGAACCTTCTCCATCGTCAACTTTTATGAGCGGCGCATCCGCCGAATCTTCCCGGCACTGTTCACCATTATGCTGGTGTCGTTTCCGGCCAGTTTTTGGCTGATGTGGCCGGAAGCTTTCAAAGAGTTCGGGCAAAGCCTGATTGCGGCGACATTCTTCTCTTCCAACATTCTGTTCTGGAGCAAATTCGGCTACTTCGATAATCCGTCGGAATCGCGCCCGTTGTTGCACACCTGGTCGCTGGCGGTTGAAGAGCAATTTTACATTCTGTTTCCTCTGTACCTGATCGTCGTCACTCGCTGGTTTCCGCGAGCGCTGAAACCCGCCACGGTCGTCATTGCTCTGCTTTCCTTCGGATTGAGCGTTTACACCGTAGCTTCGTCGCCGACCGCTGCCTTTTACCTGATGCCTTCGCGCGTCTGGGAATTGCTGTTGGGAGCATTGCTGGCAATGAAAGTATTTCCGCCATTGAACGTTCCCGCGCTTCGCACCGCATTGGCCGGAATTGGACTTGTATGCATCGCATTGGCGGTCGGATTGTTGACATCTCGCTCTCCCTTTCCAGGCGCGAATGCATTGTTGCCTTGCATCGGAACGTTTCTGGTGATTTACGCAGGCACCGGCGGGCAAAATGCCGTGGGCCGTTTGTTGAGCGCGCGTTGGTTGGTTTTCATCGGGCTGATTTCGTATTCGCTTTATTTGTGGCATTGGCCATTGATTGTTTTTGTCGAACTATATCGCTTCCGACACATTTCTAACGGTGAAGCATGGGCGGTCATCGGGCTTTCCGTGCTGCTCGCCGTTTTATCATGGAAGTACATTGAACAACCTTTTCGAACTCGCCGGATTGCGGCGTCGCGTCGAAGCTTATTTCTGATGGCAGGCGCGACAATGGCATTGACCGTAATGCTGGCGTGGCCAGTGCATTACAAAGACGGATTACCGACCAGAATGTCATTAGCGGCACAAAAACTCGCCGCCGTATCCGACGATTGTCACGGCCCGCGAACCCGTTGTAACTCCCCGACTCCCGAAGCTGTCCAATTCGATAAACTGTGTCGTATCGGTGCAAAACCTCCAACCCAGGTGGATTTCGCTCTCTGGGGAGATTCGCATGCGGAATTTGTACTCAGCGCTGTTTCGGAAGCCGCCGCCAGGGTGAATCGCACGGGACTGCAAATTACATCGGAAGGCTGCCCGCCTCTGCTGAACACCAGCCGCTCGAATCGTCATTATCGCCACTGTCAGGCGCTGACCGATGCCGCGCTCAAGGTCGTTTCTGAACCGCAAATCCGGCGCGTGATTCTGGTGGCGCGATGGGCGCTGTGGACTGAAGGTTCCAGATACCGTGACGAAAATGGCGATCCAATCCAACTGATGGATGCCACAAGCCCAACCGGCCAGGCGACGAATCACGAAGTTTTTCAGCGAGGGTTGACGCGTACATTGGACGCGCTGAAATCCCTGGGAAAAGAAGTCACCATTGTCGCGCCAATTCCTGAAATTGGCTGGGACGTTCCGTCGGTGCTGGCGTTGGAAACCTGGCATCATCGAAGCATTCATTCTGCCCCAACCTTGGCGGAGTTTCTGAATCGGAATCGCAATTCACTCCGGTTGCTACAAGAGCTACAACAAACCTATGGCTTTGAAATGATTTACCCGCACCAGATATTGTGCGACCAGGCCATTTGCCATGTGACGATCAATTCCCGCCCGCTGTATTGCGATGACGATCACCTTTCCGGGTATGGCAGATCATTTTTGATTCCCGCATTCGAGCAATCCTTGCGAGCCAGCCATTGAACTTCCGACATTTCGTTTGGCTCGCGACAAACCCTTGCTGTAAATTCCTTTCGCGGCCTGGCCGCACGAAATACCAATTGAAAGAAATTTGATTATGTCCTTCACCCCGCTGATCAAGGCTGCCGACTGGGCGCCGCCATTCGATTGGCATCGAATTACCACCATTGACGCTCATACCGAAGGCGAACCGTTTCGAGTCATAGTCAGCGGTTTTCCCGAGCTTGAGGGCGAAACGATTCTGGCTCGGCGGCGATTTGCCAAGGAGCATTTTGACCACTTGCGAACTGCGTTGATGTGGGAACCGCGTGGCCATGCGGATATGTACGGTTGCATTGTGACGCCGCCGGTCTCGCCCGAAGCCGATGTCGGAATCCTGTTTCTGCACAACGAAGGTTACAGCACGATGTGCGGCCACGGCATCATCGGTTTCACGACTGTTGCATTGGAAACCGGAATGTTTCCGTTAGTAGACCCCGTGACGACGATCAGGATTGATTCCCCAGCCGGAGGGATTACCGCTCACGGACGAATCAAAGAGGGCCGCGTGGAAAGTGTTTACTTCCACAACGTGCCCTCCTTCGTCGTTGAACTGGATGCCGAAGTGGATGTGCCGGAACTCGGTCGCGTTCGATACGATTTGGCCTATGGCGGAGCGTTTTATGCCTACGTTAAGGCAAAAGATGTCGGCTTGAGTTGTCGCCCGGAAGACTTTCGCCAATTAATCGAAACAGGCATGCAGATCAAACGCGCCGTGATGGCGAGCCGCACAATCCCGCATCCGTTTGAAGAAGATTTGAGCTTTCTGTATGGCACGATTTTCGTCGGTGAAGCTGAAAACCCTGCTCACCACAGCCGCAACGTGTGCATCTTTGCCGAAGGCGAAGTGGATCGTTCGCCAACGGGAACCGGCGTCAGCGGACGATTGGCGATTCATCACGCGCGCGGCGACATTGGCCTCGGCGAATCCATCACCATCGAAAGCATCATCGGCAGCACCTTCACCGGTCGCGTTGCGGAGACGACAATTTTTGGCTCTCACACGGCGATCATCCCCGAAGTCGAAGGCACGGCGCACATCACCGGCAGACATGAGTTTCTGATTGATCCAATGGATGAATTGAAAGCAGGATTTTTGCTTCGCTAACCCAACGAAGCCAATACCAGTTCCCAATTAATGCTGCTTTCAATCTCAGCGGACATGGTTTATTAAGTTCACTCGTTATCACCAACCACATTCACCCCAAGCAGGAAAGGATACTGAAATGAACTTGACTGATTTGCAGCGCAAATCAAATTCTCTGCCCTTCGTGCGCAGTTTCGCCATTTGCGGGTTGCTGACTTTGGGACTGGCGTTCCAGGCCTCCTCCCAAACCAAACCAAAAGCCAAACCTGTCGCCCAACCGAAATCCGCCAAACTGGCTGTGCCGGCAATCGAACCGGAAGTGCAGGCGGCTCTGGATCGAATTTCGGAAGATTCGCTGCGCGGAAATTTGTCGTTTATCGCGTCGGATTTGCTGGAAGGCCGCGCAACGCCTTCACGCGGATTGAATATCGCGGCGGAATACATCGCCGCGCAATTTCGCAAAGCCGGTTTGGAACCGGCAGGCGACGCCAACGAAAAGGGCGAAAAGGGATTTTTCCAAACTGCTGTCTGGGTAATTGGCGCGAAAAACGGAGAAAGCTTCGAGGTAGCGACGCAAGATGGTTCGATGAAAATCCGTATGCGCGCTCCGCAGATTGAACAACTAACGCAAGCCGGACTTATCACCAAAACGCCGCCGACCGGCGACCAAAAAGAAGAGATTCAAGGCTTCAAAACCAGCAACGTCGTCGGCGTGCTGCGCGGTTCTGACCCTGCGTTGAAAGACACCTACGTCATGGTGACGGCGCATTACGATCACATCGGCATCAGCAACGGCATGGCCGGAACCGATATCATCAACAATGGAGCCAACGACGATGGCAGCGGAACCGTTTCCGTGATCGAACTGGCGACGGCGCTGGCTTCGATGAAAACGCGTCCCAAGCGCAGCATCGTCTTTGCCACCTTCTTTGGCGAAGAACGCGGCGGATGGGGTTCGCGATATTACGGCAAACATGCTCCCTTCCCGTTGGAAAAAACCGTCGCCGATGTGAACCTGGAACACGTTGGCCGCACGGACGATACGGAAGGCGATAAATCGAACACCGCTACGCTGACCGGATTTGATTATTCGGATATGGGGCCAATCTTCAAAAAGGCTGGCGAATTGACAGGCATCAACGTTTACAAACACGAAAAGAACAGCGACGCGTTCTTTTCCCGCAGCGACAACCAGATGATGGCTGACGCCGGAGTCCCCGCACATACGCTCTGCGTGGCGTTCATCTTTCCCGATTACCACAAAGTCGGCGACCACTGGGACAAGATCAATTATCCGAACCTGGCCAAAACCAACCGCATGGTGGCGCTGGCGCTGACGATGATCGCGAACAACCCGGAAGCTCCGAAATGGAACGTCGCGAATCCAAAAACCGCTCGTTACGTCGAAGCGTGGAAGAAACTGCAAACAAAGTAAGTCACCAATTGACCATTGCCCATTCGCCATTACCCATTACCGACAGGTAGAAATACGCTCTTACCCTGACCGGCAATGGGTAATGCGCAATGGGTAATGGCGAATGCCTGTTACCGATGAAAGAGTCTTTTCGAATTCAATCTGTTCAAACGCCGATCATTCCCGTTGTCGGCGAACTGATTCGCCAGCATCCCGGCACGATTTCGCTCGGCCAGGGAGTCGTCTGGTATCCGCCGCCAACGGAAGCCTTCGAGCAAATCAAGGAAATGCTGGCCGATGCTTCGCAGCATAAATACCAAGCGGTTTATGGAATCCCTGCGCTGTTGAAGGAAATCGAAACAAAGCTGCGCGAAGAAAACGGCATTGAACTGACCAACAGCCGGATTGTCGTCACCGCTGGCGGCAACATGGCTTTCATCAACGCGCTGCTGGCCGTGGCCGACGCGGGCAACGAAGTCATTTTGCAAACGCCGTATTACTTCAACCACGAAATGGCCATCACGATGGTCAACTGCCGTCCCGTGTTGGTGCCAACAGATGAAAACTACCAGCTCCAGCCGCAGTTGATTGCCGAAGCCATCACCGAACGGACGCGCGCCGTGGTCACCATTTCGCCGAACAATCCGACCGGCGCGGTGTACCCCGAAGCAGCGATACGCGAAGTCAATGAGCTTTGTCGAGCGCGCGGCATTTATCATATTCACGACGAAGCTTACGAATACTTCACCTACGACGACGCGCGACATTTTTCGCCGGGTTCGATTTCCGATAGCAGCGAATACACGATCTCTCTGTATTCACTGTCGAAAGCCTACGGATTTGCCAGTTGGCGCATCGGCTTTATGGTCATTCCCGACCATCTGTTTCAGGCGGTGAACAAAATTCAGGATACGATTTTGATTTGTCCGCCGGTCGTTTCGCAGTTCGCCGCCGTTGGAGCCATGCGCGTCGGCGCGGAGTATTGTCGCCAGAAGCGGCAGCAGCTTGCCGACGTGCGCCAACTGGTTTTAACTGAACTTGATCGGTTGAAAGCTTACGCCGTCATTCCGCCTTCGGACGGCGCGTTTTACTTCTTTCTGAAGCTGAACACGGATTTGCAGCCGCTGGCGCTGGTCGAACAGTTGGTCAAGGAACATCGCGTCGCGGCAATTCCCGGTTCAGCGTTTGGGATGGAAAGCGGATGTTATCTGCGTGTGGCGTACGGAGCCTTGCAGCGCGAAACCGTCGCTGAAGGCATTGGCCGACTGGTCAACGGCATCAAAACGATTTTAGGTGTTTAGAGTTCAAGCTTTAGCTTGTCAACCTGAAGGTTGAACTCTGAACGATTGGAGCTTGAGAAATGAAGATTTATGGATTGCAGATTGACTCGGTGTGGGAAACCAAAGCGCCGAATCACGATAAAGTCACTTCTCTGCTTGATCGCGCCAAACCGGAAGCAGGGTCGCTGGTCGTGCTCGGCGAAATGTTTGCGACGGGATTCAGCATGAACGTCGCGGCAATTCACGACAGCGACACGCACGAAACTCAATCCTTTCTTGCCCAAACCGCCGCAAAACGCAAAATCTTTCTGCTCGGCGGAGTCGTCACCAAAGCCGCCAACGGCTTAGGCAGAAACGAATCCGTCGTGTATTCGCCCAAGGGCGACGAAATCGCCCGGTATTGCAAACTGCAACCGTTCACGCTCGGCGGCGAAAAAGCCAACTATGTTGCGGGCAACGATGTTTGCTTGTTTAACTGGCAGGATTTCACCGTCGCCAGCTTCATCTGCTACGACCTGCGATTTCCGGAAATCTTCCGCGTTGCAGCCAACCGTGGAGCCAATCTGATCACGGTTATCGCCAGTTGGCCGGATGCCCGTATTGACCACTGGATTTCGCTGCTCAAAGCGCGCGCGATTGAAAACCAGGCCTATGTCATCGGCGTCAATCGCTGCGGCAATGATCCGAAGCTGTATCATTCCGGGCGAAGCTCAATTTTTGATCCCAGCGGAAAATTGCTGGCCGACGCCGGGAGTGAAGAAGGCTGGGTCGAAGCGGAAGTCAGTCTGGCTTCGTTGCTGGATTATCGAAACGCGCTGCCATTTTTGAGCGATATGCGCCCGGAATTTGTGAAGTCTGAATGACTTCCCCCAAACCCCTTCGATAGTTATGACAAAATTGATTTTGGTTATGATCGGCGGAGCAGTGGGAACCGGGTTCCGCTATGGTTTGTCATCGCTCATCTATAGCTTCATCAAAAAGCCGACGTTTCCCTATGCCAATTTGGTCATCAATGTGTCGGGCAGCTTTGTGATCGGATTGCTTGCCGAAGCGTTCGAAACCAAAGTGCTGGCTTCACCAGTTACACGTGCAGCCTTGCTGACCGGTGTGCTGGGCGGTTACACGACATTTTCCAGTTTTTCACTGGAAACGCTTTCACTGCTTAGAGACGACGAATGGTTTCTGGCGTTTGTCAACGTCGCAGGCAGCGTCCTGCTCGGACTGATCGCCGTCTGGCTAGGCGTGCGGCTGGCGCAATTGTTATGATGACCCAGAGGTGTAGTTATGAAAATCCCGGAACAGGGCCAACTGCTGCGCATTTTCATCGGCGAATCGGACAAATGGCAAGGCAAGCCGCTCTATGAAGCGATCATCCTCAAAGCGCGTGAGATGAATATTGCCGGCGCGACAATGCTGCGCGGGATGATGGGATACGGCGCCAACAGCCGCATTCATACCGCAAAGATTTTGCGTCTTTCAGAGGATTTGCCTGTCGTCGTCGAAATCGTGGACAGCGCCGAAATGATCGCTGCGCTGATGCCGCATATCGAAGAAATGGTCACCGAAGGATTGGTGACGCTCGAAGAAATTCACGTGGTCAAATATCGCGGCAGGCAGCCGAAGTAAGCGTTTTGTGTTACTCTCCCCTCGAAACAATTCCAAATCAGAACCCGAAAATTTGTCACACCAATCAGAGGAGAAACGGTTTATGTCAGAGAGAACCATTCTCTGTATTACCAGCTATGAAAAAGGACATGAATTCATTCGCGAAGCCAAACGCCAGGGCTGGCGCGTGATTTTGTTGACGAAAGAGGATTTGAAAGACGCCGATTGGCCGCGCGATTACGTGGACGAATTTTTTCTGATGCCTGACCTGACCGTTCGGCAATACATGATCAATGCGGTCAGTTATCTGGCCCGAACCAACAACATTGACCGTTTGGTGGCGCTGGATGAATTCGACATCGAGATGGCCGCCACCTTGCGCGAACATTTGCGTATGCCCGGAATGGGAGAAACCACCAGCCGCTATTTTCGCGATAAACTGGCCAT
This region of Acidobacteriota bacterium genomic DNA includes:
- a CDS encoding acyltransferase, which encodes MQQFEKPLTPASSVTESLSATGKHARISGPQYRPDVDGLRAVAILPVVMYHVGFKGFSGGFVGVDVFFVVSGFLITSLILPEAVQRTFSIVNFYERRIRRIFPALFTIMLVSFPASFWLMWPEAFKEFGQSLIAATFFSSNILFWSKFGYFDNPSESRPLLHTWSLAVEEQFYILFPLYLIVVTRWFPRALKPATVVIALLSFGLSVYTVASSPTAAFYLMPSRVWELLLGALLAMKVFPPLNVPALRTALAGIGLVCIALAVGLLTSRSPFPGANALLPCIGTFLVIYAGTGGQNAVGRLLSARWLVFIGLISYSLYLWHWPLIVFVELYRFRHISNGEAWAVIGLSVLLAVLSWKYIEQPFRTRRIAASRRSLFLMAGATMALTVMLAWPVHYKDGLPTRMSLAAQKLAAVSDDCHGPRTRCNSPTPEAVQFDKLCRIGAKPPTQVDFALWGDSHAEFVLSAVSEAAARVNRTGLQITSEGCPPLLNTSRSNRHYRHCQALTDAALKVVSEPQIRRVILVARWALWTEGSRYRDENGDPIQLMDATSPTGQATNHEVFQRGLTRTLDALKSLGKEVTIVAPIPEIGWDVPSVLALETWHHRSIHSAPTLAEFLNRNRNSLRLLQELQQTYGFEMIYPHQILCDQAICHVTINSRPLYCDDDHLSGYGRSFLIPAFEQSLRASH
- a CDS encoding proline racemase family protein translates to MSFTPLIKAADWAPPFDWHRITTIDAHTEGEPFRVIVSGFPELEGETILARRRFAKEHFDHLRTALMWEPRGHADMYGCIVTPPVSPEADVGILFLHNEGYSTMCGHGIIGFTTVALETGMFPLVDPVTTIRIDSPAGGITAHGRIKEGRVESVYFHNVPSFVVELDAEVDVPELGRVRYDLAYGGAFYAYVKAKDVGLSCRPEDFRQLIETGMQIKRAVMASRTIPHPFEEDLSFLYGTIFVGEAENPAHHSRNVCIFAEGEVDRSPTGTGVSGRLAIHHARGDIGLGESITIESIIGSTFTGRVAETTIFGSHTAIIPEVEGTAHITGRHEFLIDPMDELKAGFLLR
- a CDS encoding M28 family peptidase — its product is MNLTDLQRKSNSLPFVRSFAICGLLTLGLAFQASSQTKPKAKPVAQPKSAKLAVPAIEPEVQAALDRISEDSLRGNLSFIASDLLEGRATPSRGLNIAAEYIAAQFRKAGLEPAGDANEKGEKGFFQTAVWVIGAKNGESFEVATQDGSMKIRMRAPQIEQLTQAGLITKTPPTGDQKEEIQGFKTSNVVGVLRGSDPALKDTYVMVTAHYDHIGISNGMAGTDIINNGANDDGSGTVSVIELATALASMKTRPKRSIVFATFFGEERGGWGSRYYGKHAPFPLEKTVADVNLEHVGRTDDTEGDKSNTATLTGFDYSDMGPIFKKAGELTGINVYKHEKNSDAFFSRSDNQMMADAGVPAHTLCVAFIFPDYHKVGDHWDKINYPNLAKTNRMVALALTMIANNPEAPKWNVANPKTARYVEAWKKLQTK
- a CDS encoding pyridoxal phosphate-dependent aminotransferase: MKESFRIQSVQTPIIPVVGELIRQHPGTISLGQGVVWYPPPTEAFEQIKEMLADASQHKYQAVYGIPALLKEIETKLREENGIELTNSRIVVTAGGNMAFINALLAVADAGNEVILQTPYYFNHEMAITMVNCRPVLVPTDENYQLQPQLIAEAITERTRAVVTISPNNPTGAVYPEAAIREVNELCRARGIYHIHDEAYEYFTYDDARHFSPGSISDSSEYTISLYSLSKAYGFASWRIGFMVIPDHLFQAVNKIQDTILICPPVVSQFAAVGAMRVGAEYCRQKRQQLADVRQLVLTELDRLKAYAVIPPSDGAFYFFLKLNTDLQPLALVEQLVKEHRVAAIPGSAFGMESGCYLRVAYGALQRETVAEGIGRLVNGIKTILGV
- a CDS encoding carbon-nitrogen family hydrolase encodes the protein MKIYGLQIDSVWETKAPNHDKVTSLLDRAKPEAGSLVVLGEMFATGFSMNVAAIHDSDTHETQSFLAQTAAKRKIFLLGGVVTKAANGLGRNESVVYSPKGDEIARYCKLQPFTLGGEKANYVAGNDVCLFNWQDFTVASFICYDLRFPEIFRVAANRGANLITVIASWPDARIDHWISLLKARAIENQAYVIGVNRCGNDPKLYHSGRSSIFDPSGKLLADAGSEEGWVEAEVSLASLLDYRNALPFLSDMRPEFVKSE
- the crcB gene encoding fluoride efflux transporter CrcB; the encoded protein is MTKLILVMIGGAVGTGFRYGLSSLIYSFIKKPTFPYANLVINVSGSFVIGLLAEAFETKVLASPVTRAALLTGVLGGYTTFSSFSLETLSLLRDDEWFLAFVNVAGSVLLGLIAVWLGVRLAQLL
- a CDS encoding DUF190 domain-containing protein yields the protein MKIPEQGQLLRIFIGESDKWQGKPLYEAIILKAREMNIAGATMLRGMMGYGANSRIHTAKILRLSEDLPVVVEIVDSAEMIAALMPHIEEMVTEGLVTLEEIHVVKYRGRQPK